In the genome of Magnetococcales bacterium, the window ATCAAAATGTTATCCCAAATGGAAACACGGGGTAATTTCGAGGGCATGTTCATTCCAGCCCGGGCAGATCAGGTGCGTTTGATCGCCCCGCAGGCAGCCAACAGCAATATCGGCGTTTCCCGGGTCACTTATCTGGGTACGGCCATGTGGAACAATTCCGATCTGCTGCTTTCGGAAGGAACGGATTATTTGCAGGGATCTTTTTTTTGTGACACCGATCCTCTTCTTCGGCAACAGTTTGAAACCCGGTATCAGCAAATCTGGGGAAACCGCCCCCCCGCGCTGGCGCAACTGGTCTATGACAGCATTGCCATTCTGGCGCAGGCACAACGGGATCAGCGGTTGGGTGGTCCCAATTGGCGGCAGATTCTGGTCCGTCAGGAAGGGTTCTACAGCAGTTCGGGGCGGGTCCGCTTCCTGAAAAACGGTTTGAGCCAGAGGGAGTATCACTTTTTCCAGGTGACTCCGCAGGGCATTCAATCCTTGACCCCCCCTGCGACACCCATGCCTGACCTGATGGTTCCCGATTCCGGGTCCATGCCCACTCCGGGCACGGAGGTTTCCGCACCCGCTTCCGTGCCTGGCCCGGGTGGACCGCTTTCCGGTCCCGAATCCATGCCGCAACCTGGTACAAGCGGATCGGCCTTCGAATCCAGACCTGTGCCAGCTCCCCGGGTACCCGGCTTCGCACCCGGATCTGAACCCGCTTCCGACACGCCAAATCCTGTGCCGGATTCCGGACCCGGATCTGTGCCGGCCTCCCCCATGCCCGATCCGGTGCCGGGTATTGAACCCGGGTCTGCGCCAACCTCTCCGGTGTCGGATTTTGAACCCGGATCCGTGGCGCCTCTCGATGGATCCGGCTCTCAATTCAAACCGGTGTCACCACACGATTTGCCCGATTTTGAACCCGGGTTTGTGTCACCCCCCCAGGTGCCCAATCCCATGCCTGGTTCGGGCCCATCCCCTGACGCGACGAATGCTGCGACCAAACCCATCATGCTGCCGGCTGCCCGACCCGGTACAGGCCAGCCTTCCCGCCCGGTGACATACCCGCAGCAGACCCATCCCGGAACCTATCCTGCCGGTCCGGAAACAGCCCGCTCGCCTGCCGTTTATCCTGGCAGAACGGGATCCGGCTCCGCATCGCAGCAGACTTATCCTGTCACACCCGGGGCCTATCCTGCTGTCACACCCGGGACCTATCCCGCTGTCACACCCGGGGCCTATCCTGCTGTCACTCCTGGAGCCTACCCCTATCCTGCCGGTCCGGGAACAACCCGCCCACCCGCCGCTTATCCGGGCAGAACGGGATCCGGCTCCGCTCCACAGCAGAGTTATCCTGCCGCTCCAGGTGCCTATCCCAGCGGTCCGGAAACACCCCGCCCGCCTGCCACCTATCCCAGAACAGGCTCAGGTCCTTCACCGCAACAGACCTACCCTGCCACACCTGGGGCCTATCCTGCCGCTCCGGGAACCTATCCCACCGGTCTGGAAACACCCCGCCCGCCTGCCACCTATCCCAGAACAGGCTCAGGTCCTTCACCGCAACAGACCTACCCTGCCACTCCCGGAGCCTATCCTGCTGTTCCTGGTGGGACCTCCTCTGCCGGTCCGGAAACGATCCGCCCGCCCTCTGGTGGCACCTATCCCGGAACCAGGCCCGGTTCCTTGTCACAGCGGACCTATCCCGGATCTGGCGGGGCAATTCAACCGCCGGCAGGCATTCCCTCCTATCCGGGTGCCCCCTATCCCGGCCCGGGAACCAGCAAGGCACCGCAACAGCCCTACTTTGGACCAGGGTCTGCTGCACCTCCGCCACCTGCCCCGCCATATTCCGATCCGGAATAGAATCCGGAACACCGGGAAACGAACCGGTTCCGAATTCCGATCCGGACACAGAACCCGGAATACCGGATAACCAACCTGGTTCCGAACCTGGAGGTTGGTGCTTTCTGGAGGTTGGTGCCTTATTGTTCTGCCGCTGCCTCGGCAGGCTTTGGTTCATCTGGAAGAAGGTTGGTCAGAATCCACTTGTAACGTGCCTGGGCAACCCGACCGGCTTTTTCGATGGCATCGGCATCCTTGGTCAAATCCCAGCCCTCCTTGCCCAGGGTGCGGAGTGACATGAGTTTGCCTTTTTTCTTGATGATGGCCAGGGCGGTCATTTTTTTGGCCATGGAGTTGGCGGGGAGGCGTTTGTACCCTCTGAGCAGTTCATCATCATTATCGAGCTTGATCAGCCCCAGGGCCAGGATTTGACCAGCCATGCTGTCCGCCTTGATGTACCGGGCCGCCTCGACGACCTCGCGATTGCGATTGGAAAAATCCACGCAACGATGCACCAGTTGGGCAATGATGATTTCCGCCGCTTCGCATTTGTCCGGCAAATATTTTTCCAGGATGGAGATCAGGGCCGGGACTTCGATCATTTTGCACAGAGTTGCGGCCACGAGCGTGGACGACTTGGGATTGTCCTTGCAGGCCGTCAAGCCGCGCACCAGGGGTTCAGCCTGAATCCCTTTGCGATTGACCAGACCGGTAGCCAGAATGACCGACCCCGGGGACAGAGGATCAATCAACTTCATGGCATCCAGGACCTGATCGACAGACCCTTTGCCGATCACTTCCATGGTCCAGATGACTTCCGCCTCATCCTGATTTTTCGGGGCACCGGCAATGGCACGCAAAATGTGGTTGACCGTTCCCTGTTCGGCAATGCCCTGGGCCAGGAGGCGCATGGCGCTCGGGCTGGCGGTGGAAAATTTCAGGGAGTCCACCAGGGGATTGATTCCCTTGAAAGAAACAATTTTCTGCACCAATGGATCAATCAGATCCACCTGTTTATGAACTTTGCTCAAGGCATCCACAAGATGCATGGCCTTGGTTTCACCATTGTTCAGGATGGCACTGATCAAAGCCTTGACCTTGATGGCATCTCCCAATACATGCGGCAGGGCTTCCACCATTTTGGCAATCTGCCCGGAACGAGCCAACTCCTCGACATCAATTTTATTGGCCTTGGAGCTGGCTGTAGGACGCTCCATCTTTTTTTTGCCTTTTGGAGCGTTTTCGTCACCATCGGATGACTCCCTGGCAGGGACAAATCTGTTGTCCAGATTTTCCAGGGCTTTGGCAGCATCTTCTCCCAGGGTGTCCTTGAGAGTGGCACGAATCTTGGCCAATTGATCAGCGGAATAGCGGTCCCGTTGTGACATGTTTTCTGGATCCCCTTGGCTTGCGAGGTTTGGTAAAAATTCCCGACCTTATATCCAAC includes:
- a CDS encoding penicillin-binding protein activator, which produces MSWKTLHGPEWWLRLVSLFLVGGLLAACGVIASRTPPQPARETPPPPVRQQNTAANPVAPPPIVQPPPRIQQEELPPPATPGANFKDLIAWQAQLEKYFQGNPDGTTSEESITLKRHLSATTLDPDRERILLHTAGLFDRNRLLQLLQQQQPGSVLTPALQVALGDRYLAMGEAGTARSLWQQTTSARNAMLTVTEAQRRLQPLSTESPFRVGLLLPLSGRHAVLGEHLLHSAQQALADFPDVALELLVEDTAGVVEQALAGFERLATQGVRIVIGPVFLAPAKAVAEAARLKGIPLMPLNPHKDILQIGNTSQHKSTGEPVRNSPYPDVLLNAFLPEQQAEAIARYAMAEKGLRRFAILAPQTSYGEMTSQAFTQEVLRQGGEVVRVANFPDDSKDFTQSIKMLSQMETRGNFEGMFIPARADQVRLIAPQAANSNIGVSRVTYLGTAMWNNSDLLLSEGTDYLQGSFFCDTDPLLRQQFETRYQQIWGNRPPALAQLVYDSIAILAQAQRDQRLGGPNWRQILVRQEGFYSSSGRVRFLKNGLSQREYHFFQVTPQGIQSLTPPATPMPDLMVPDSGSMPTPGTEVSAPASVPGPGGPLSGPESMPQPGTSGSAFESRPVPAPRVPGFAPGSEPASDTPNPVPDSGPGSVPASPMPDPVPGIEPGSAPTSPVSDFEPGSVAPLDGSGSQFKPVSPHDLPDFEPGFVSPPQVPNPMPGSGPSPDATNAATKPIMLPAARPGTGQPSRPVTYPQQTHPGTYPAGPETARSPAVYPGRTGSGSASQQTYPVTPGAYPAVTPGTYPAVTPGAYPAVTPGAYPYPAGPGTTRPPAAYPGRTGSGSAPQQSYPAAPGAYPSGPETPRPPATYPRTGSGPSPQQTYPATPGAYPAAPGTYPTGLETPRPPATYPRTGSGPSPQQTYPATPGAYPAVPGGTSSAGPETIRPPSGGTYPGTRPGSLSQRTYPGSGGAIQPPAGIPSYPGAPYPGPGTSKAPQQPYFGPGSAAPPPPAPPYSDPE